A genomic window from Lycium barbarum isolate Lr01 chromosome 4, ASM1917538v2, whole genome shotgun sequence includes:
- the LOC132635953 gene encoding 17.3 kDa class II heat shock protein-like: MCCYLFKHEFTHGSAGEGFTKTGFRAWNKALERLRLHVGEANSVHHKCFNKMRDLSNHYQSIQVAFDKQSEKSKRESQMRLEASIDVAKLLLHYGLPLFHTLQHQMDVVGDDSDKSIIVPSLNYVRDAKPKAAPPADMKEYPNSYVFIVDVPGLKSGDIKVQVEDDNVLLISGERKREEEKEGVKYIRKERMIGKFMRKFALREYANADAISAVCQDGVLTVTVDRLPTPWTKKRKTIEVNTA; the protein is encoded by the coding sequence ATGTGTTGTTATTTGTTCAAACATGAGTTCACTCATGGAAGTGCAGGTGAAGGTTTTACAAAAACTGGTTTTAGGGCTTGGAATAAGGCTCTTGAACGATTGCGTTTACATGTTGGTGAAGCTAATAGTGTCCATCATAAATGTTTCAATAAAATGCGTGATTTGTCAAATCATTATCAATCAATTCAAGTTGCTTTTGACAAGCAATCTGAGAAGTCCAAAAGGGAGAGCCAAATGCGTTTGGAAGCCTCAATTGATGTTGCAAAACTTCTCTTGCATTATGGATTGCCGCTCTTCCACACTCTCCAGCACCAAATGGATGTTGTCGGTGACGACTCCGACAAGTCCATCATTGTCCCATCATTAAACTATGTCCGTGACGCTAAACCCAAGGCTGCACCACCAGCAGACATGAAAGAATACCCAAATTCCTATGTTTTTATTGTGGATGTGCCAGGGTTGAAATCTGGAGATATCAAAGTGCAGGTGGAAGATGACAATGTGCTGCTGATAAGTGGAGAAAGGAAGagggaagaagagaaagaaggggTAAAGTATATTAGAAAGGAGAGAATGATTGGGAAATTCATGAGGAAGTTTGCACTGCGGGAATATGCGAATGCTGATGCAATTTCTGCGGTTTGTCAAGATGGGGTTCTGACTGTCACTGTTGACAGGTTGCCTACTCCTTGGACAAAGAAACGCAAGACCATTGAGGTTAACACTGCATGA